A stretch of DNA from Granulicella pectinivorans:
CGGCTGCTGGGTGTCGAGCGTATGACGATAGATCGTTGCCGTACTGGCATTCATCCAGAGGGCGGGAGGCCTGTCGAGTCCGGCGATGACCTGGCCCAGAACGCGCGTCGCATCCACCCGCGAAGCGACGATCTCGCGACGATTCGCCTGGTTGTAGCGGCAGTTGACGAAGCGTCCGGTCAGGTTGATGCAAAGGTCCGAGCCCTCGAGCGCCGTGACCCAGTCTCCGGTGGTCCGCCCATCCCACGACAGCGTCTTCCATGGCGACGGATGCGCCGAACGGCTCAGCACGGTGACACGATGCCCTCGCGCGTGAAAATGCCGGGCGAGCATCTGACCCACCTGTCCGCTACCGCCGGGAAGAACGATACGCATGAGAAAAGTCTACCGCTACGAGACCAGATGTCCCATCTGTTCCTGCTTCGTCCGCAGGTAGTCGGCATTGGTCGGCGCCGGGGGCACCGTCGCGGAAAGCCGCTCCACGACGCGAATCCCAGCAAGCTCAAGCGCTTCGACCTTCTCGGGATTGTTCGTGATCAACCGCACCGCAGTCAGCCCCATCGACTTCAGAATCTCGGCCGGCAGCTCAAAGTGGCGGCAATCGGCGGCATAGCCCAGTTCGAGATTGGCCTCGATGGTGTTGCGGCCGTGGTCCTGCAGCTCATAGGCGCGGAGCTTCGCCATCAGGCCGATTCCCCGCCCTTCCTGCTGCTCATAGAGCAGGATGCCCGTGCCCTCGGACGAGAT
This window harbors:
- the ribA gene encoding GTP cyclohydrolase II, yielding MSFETITKIADADFPTAWGHFRIQGYEGVIANPLPCNDAIPAPAVRIESAVALVMGDIHAAPPIIRIHSQCLTGDVFHSLRCDCQQQLHQALDRISSEGTGILLYEQQEGRGIGLMAKLRAYELQDHGRNTIEANLELGYAADCRHFELPAEILKSMGLTAVRLITNNPEKVEALELAGIRVVERLSATVPPAPTNADYLRTKQEQMGHLVS